A window of Aythya fuligula isolate bAytFul2 chromosome 12, bAytFul2.pri, whole genome shotgun sequence genomic DNA:
AGTAATGAGGTCAGAAGGCAAATGTTCGTTAGCCCACCACAACTGGGCAGCCAACGTCTGATTTCTCTACCACTCTAGAAATACACCATTAACAATTTAAGCTGTTCCCAAAATTCTAAGGTAGCATGACCGAAGAAAGTTCTGTTCttcaaaataatgaagagcCACCAGGACCAGCCACGTGTTTCCCTCCAAAAATATTAACACGCTTCAAAACAATGTTAATATTTATACCAGTATTGTACTGGCTTGCAGTCGCACTCGCAGACTACCTACATGCACCAAGATGGGAATTATTAGTAATTTCGCATCATACACACAGCCCATACTAATCAGACCACAAGCACAGCATAAACGTTTCTTTCAGTTGCAGCAATTTCCTTCTTACCTTGCCTCCTTCTCTTTCAAAGTCGACATACTCCCGGGTCGGTGTCTGTCGCTGCTCCCCCTGCCAGCTGGCCGGAAAAAACTGGAGAGACAGATTGGTTCCTGTGGCCACAAAAGCCTTttagaaaaatcaatacaaacaGGATCAGGGAGCAAGACATTACATAAATTATGCAggcagtcatttatttttacatcagtTTATGTCTTAAGCCAGGCAGCATAGAGAATACTTAAAGTCAAAAACATGCACTCATCATTTTTCTTAAGTATTAAGTTACAAACATCTGATTCCATTTTGACAACATTTGCCATTGGCTGCTTCGGATATAAAATACAACATGGAATCAATACTTCTTTCAAATCAGTTTTGCTGACATTAGAATCTGTCATTTCGGTTCTGTCTGGATACCCTACACCAACTTAGTatctaaaacattaaaaattgccTACGCTTTTTAAAGAGCTTGCATATCCCTAAAAAGAAGTCGTTCTGGAGGAAAATGAACTCCAGAGACCTGTTACCAGGGACAACTTTTTTTGCGAGGAAAGGagctgtttcttctcagaataCACTTGCACCTTGATGAACGGTTATCTGACCTGAAAAGCAGATATTCCTATTGCATTGTCTGCAAGCAAGCGTCAATTCAGCTCTGTTAAAGTTCCCAGGACAAAGTCCTGCTGTCACATTAAGAAAGTGGTGAGATCCAGGATGCTGCATCAGGGAGAACACCTTGGAATAGGAATTGAGGAatttctcccagctgcagccctttgTAAAGTCATTAGAGGGACTAACTTAACCATACTGGAAAAAAGCATACACTGCTCTCAAGTAAATATTTCCTACGGCTTCCAATGAAAATAAGATTGTTTTCTTTAGGaactctgtatttatttgtacatCTTATCAGCACCAAGCAGCATGCCAACTTctagatggggaaaaaaataggtttttgCTTCCACAATCTGATTCACGGTGTCTCCCTTCTCTGATACACTGCAGTGCATCCTTCAAGCATGCGAATACTGGAACACACCGCCAGAACACAACTCTGCTCAAAATCTCAGGGTCAAACATGTTTTGTTGCAATCAAATCACACTGTATTGATTACCATGATCACTTAGATTTAAATGGTCATTAAtccagaatacattttttttttcttaaaagctatACAGATACTACCCAAATAGTTGGATTTTCCTGACAAGCAGATTCCTTTCAAGCAAGCCAGAATAGAGCAGCTCCATGGTATAAATATAACCGTGCTGCTGCCTATGACACAATAGCTCTACATGTTATTTAAGATAGTTCCGGTCATGTACTGCAACACTGTCACAGGATTAATACCTCCCATTTTGAAAGTAGAAGTGCTTTGTCTTGACTTTCCTCCCCCCCACCACGGGAGACCAATGCTCTACAATCAAGTTCCATCCCaggctatttttttattttatatatattatttttttaaatcacctgCTAAACCCATTCTTgacatcattaaaaattaagaatctGTCCTACTCGTACTGAAGGGATACCATACCCGTGCGTTAACACTTCTTTGCAGTATGATACCCTGAGACATTTCCATCAAGGTAACAGAAGCTTCATCAGCAATACACTTGCCCAAAAAGCACCAAAACTGCCAGGGGCTGCAGATCATTAGCATCCAGCTTGCTTCTCCTACCCCCTTTGCTACTCTAAGTTACTACTCTACACACAAACTACCTTCCCATTTCCCAGCATCTTTAGCAAATACGTCTTTTGCACTCCTCAATTTATGCCAGGTGCCCGGGAGTGCAACCTCTGCAGCCCTCTGGACCGCTCCAGCACCCATAGGTCCTGGGGATACTGGGCCAGAACTTCCCTTGCTTTCTGGGAATCTGAGCGAGGCAGAGAAGCACCCGATTCTTCCCACCCCCTGCATGTGCTGGAGGAACGTGAAAAAGCATGGGAATaatattagcaaaaaaaaaaaaagagaaaagaaaatgaaagtagaCAAATTCCCACATCCTCATGGAGTCATGCAGGCAACATTTAGGCCACCAGCTCTTTAAAAGCTGTGTGGAAAACTTACTCTCTTGATTGCTGAAGCCTGCTTTCTCCCTTTGTAAAGATAAAACCACCCGACTAAAATACCGTGTGTGAAAATCATCGGTCAATACTGAAAAATTGAAGAACGGTCTCGCTAGTAACCACAGAGAACTACCCTGGACCCAGAATTTCCCTTAAGGTAAGGAATAAAATAGCAATTATCATCATCACATTATTATCAAAGTAGTAAACTTGAAATTAGCGAAATTGTAATTTGCTATACAGAGCCTTTTAAAGCTCTGTCTGAAATGCTAAAAAGCTTATCAGGTAGCACCAGGGTGATCTGACCTACATCTAGGCAACGTAAACACAAGCAAGTGCCTTCCAACCAAACGCAGTTAGGAAGCCTCCGAAAACAAATTGCAAATGCAAAGTTATTTTCAAGTTATCAAAGCAATTTAACACCAGTGAAACAGCAATCTCAGTTACTTTTTCCATTAATACTGGtcattattttccttgctcAATCAAGAGCTATTTAATCGAAGTAACCAGCAACCTATCGCCAGTTCCACGTTAAATCCTTAAGctgttctctgcctttttttttttttttgtctatttaaaaatatgtaaggTCATTTGCAAAGGCTCCCTTTGGAGATAAAAGAATAAATCCTTGATGTCTGGAAAAACattcaagactgaaaaaaaaaaagtacaactgCTAGCTCTTTTTAACATCAGTCATTACACACACTACGTTTCCAAATAAACCCGACTGCTTGTGCCCTGttcacagaacaaaaccagatgTTTCAGATCAAGAAATGTAGAGGCTGTTTTATAATTAAGtagatgaaaaaatatgtagaaCAGACATTGCTGGTGGCTTCCAAGGGATGAAGTTCTGGCAGGGAAAGACGGCAGGCTTAGAAGTACAAAGGTGAACCTACAGCGATTTCCCATTTATAGAAATAACTGCGTATGTGGCATTAGAAAGCTAGTTCTAAGCTAAAcgtcctttgtttgtttgttttctaaggGAAGGAATCAGGTATACGCTGCACTTTCACCTGTTCAGGAACTTCAAATGCTTGCAGACAATTGTTTTCCTTACCTACCCATTGTTTCCCTGGTGACTTTTTAAAGGgagcaaacaatgaaaaatgaatgcaaaaacaTACTAAAATAAGGGAGACTGACAACAGGAGGCCTCTCATAAAATAGTATTACAGGTTCAAAACCCACAGATGGGTAAGATCTAGGTAAAATAAAGTTACTTAGTACAAGGTAAGGATACCCTTttacacagaaatgcaaataaacagGATCGGCTGTGGTAATTAGTATTCAATTATATTTCAGTACGGTTGTGCATAAAGGATTTCACTGTGAGCTGACTAGTAATACCTAGGTGATCTCtgaggtcttctccaacctagCCGACACTACGACCCACGCTGAGGGAAATGACAGAATCGCCATAAAACCAAACTAGGTGAAAGTAGGGGTCGCTTCTGCGGGAAGGGAACTTTTACCTTCTTTTCTCACTATCTTTTAAACGAAAAAAGAGGTTACTTCTGCATTTGGGGAGCAGTTAAGAGTTAACAGCCTCGCAGAAACACTACACCACGCCGATCTTACAGAAGGAACATATAGCAGAAAGCAAACCAGGAAATAGCCAGTCACTTCTCGGCTGCTGCGAGCCGCACTTCGCCTCACGCTTTAATTCAGCAGAGCCCGGGCTAACCCTAATGAATGAGGGAAAACAGGGCTCAAGTTGCCACTTCCAAAGCCTGATTTTGAAGAGCGTTCGCTTGAGCTCACGGACACATCACGCAGCCCATTCGGGGACTTTTAGCTAGCGCCTTTGGACGATTTCAGCTCCGAAAATTACTGTTTCCTCAGAGAATAAGCATTAAAATCTGAAAGTGAAGGCTCCGCGGGCTCCTCGCCTGCGTCCCCTGAGGGGAATCCTCGCTCTGCTGCGAAGCCCGCGCCGCAGCGTTTGTTATTTAgaggaaaaaggggggaaaaaagggggggaaaaaacaacccaaacacAACTTTCGGGCAAAGGGCCGGCCGAGGAGCAGCCAGAGCCCCGCCACACCCAGCAAGGAGCCTTTGGGCTTAATTGCTTCGGcgccttcctcctctcctcctcctcctcggagCTCACCCAAACTTTTCGGGGAGGCAGCGCCGCGGTCCCAGcccggggggagccccggggacCCCCACAGCGCCCCGAGGGGGCCCCAAACCCACCCCGGGGACCCCCCAAACGCCCCCCGGCCCCACTTACGATCTCGGAGCGGCCGTCCCGGCAGGCGTTTTGGAAGCGGGCCTGCCTCTCCTCGTGGGGCCGGTCCCTGAAGCCGGTGTATTTAATCTGCGGGGCACAGGGCGCTCAATCAGGGGGGGGAGATAAGGGGCAGCGCGGCGCACAGACTGCGctaccccccccacacacacccctccaGGTCCCCATGAGGAAAGTTTCCCCTCGGTGAGGCCAGCCTCCCCCCGTcagccttcctccctccctcctctgcctcacCTCGCACTCGCGGCTCAGCTTCCTGAAGAACTCCTCGTTCTCGAACTTGCTCCGCTGGTCGGGGACGACCCGCGGCATGGTGGTGGGGCCGCCGgctgcccttcctcccccctcctcctcctcctcctcccttcgtccctcctcctcctccctgtcccagccccGGCGCTACGCCTCGCCCTTTGTTAGCCCCCAGCCggcgccccccccctcccttcttcttctcctcctcctcctcctcctcctcctcctcctcctccccccgccGCGCGCGCAcagccgccgcccgcccccgccccctcccctccgaCTTCCTCCCCGCCCCGCCAACTCCGGCCGGGCACAGCCGCGCCATTCACAACTCCGCCGCTACCACTGCGCttgcgctgctgctgctgctggtactGCTGCTGCTAGTGCTGCTGGtactgctgctactgctgccactagtgctggtgctgctgctgctgcgcctCGGGGGCTCGCGCGCCGCCCGCTGAGGCGGGAAAGGGGAAGCgcgaggggaggaggaggggggatgGCGCCCCCCCCGCCTCATGGTGAGGGGAGCCGCCTCGCTCCCCTTTTTTTCGCTAACGCGGCTCGTTCAGATGGTTTCCGGCTTCCTGCTtcgaggggagcagcagcagagctgatgaGGGAGGGCGGGATGGCACCCTCAGCGCCCTTCAGCCCCCTCAGCTCCACTCAGTCACTTCCAGTCCCCTCAACCACCCTCAGCCCCCTTCAGTCACCTCCAGTCCCCCTCAGCCCTTCTaagtcccttcccacccccctcAGTTCTCCCTCAACCCCATGGTGGGTGCTGTCCACTCAGGGACACCAGGAATCCtggaatcattagggttggaaaagccctccaagatcacctggtccaacgACCAACatcacccactgaaccatgtccccaagcaccatgtccaaccttgAACACCCCTGGGGACAGTGATGCTGCCACCTCcttgggcaacccatcccaacaCCTGAccgctctttctgagcagaaacgtctcctcatttccaacctgaacctcccctggcacaacttgaggccattccctctgctGCTATCACTGGGTACCTGCAAGAggaggctgacccccagctccccacagcttcacttcaggcagttgcagagagcaatgaggtctcccctgaacctctgctccagaccaaacacccccagtgccctcagccgctcctcacaggacttgtgctccagatccctcaccagcttcgtagcccttcttTGTGCATGCTTCAtggcctcaatgtccttctggtagtgagatgcccaaagctgaacacagtgcttgaggtgcggcctcaccagagcagagtacagggggacgatcacctccctggtcctgctggctgcactattcctgatacaagccagggaGCAccaagcagggctgtgccctgcacCTGCTGTCCCATTTGGGTCAGGAGAAGGGAGAGGTGGCCATGTCACAGCCCCGGGCTTGTGAGTGTGGACGGGGTACCCTTCAACCTCACCCCATGAGGGAGCTCCCCTCATGGCCACTGAGAGCCCAACAGCCAGCACAAGGACCCATTGGCACCTGGCTTGGCCAAAAGGGTGGCCCCGAGGCCGTACCCCACCACTGCCAAAGGAAACAAACCCTTTCCTGCTTCCTTGCTGctttacaaaacacaaaattgtGGGGGCTACATCAGACCCCTTGCCTGTGCAAGAGCAACAGGGAACAAGCACTGCCTGAGCAGGGCATGGCCATGGGTGTGGGGCCTGTTCAGGGAAGAGAGGAGGTGCCCACTGCTCGACAGCCCACAGTGGGGATGCTCAGTGCCTTTGAAATCCTGGCATTGACCTAGAGCAAAAAGCCCAGCATTTCACTTCACATACACGTCACAAACACAGCACTGAGACTGCAACTTaactcctcttcctcccaaaCAGGCGTTCTGCAGGACCTGATTCAATCAGGGAGCCTGGCTGTACGTGCATCACCTATCCCTAAACCTTTTTATTCCATCCATATCctaatggttttttttttttttttcctacaatcCTTCCTTGCTCTTTAGCAGTGTCGTAAGGGTAGGTGCACACGCCAAAAAACAATTGGATCGTACACTGCCTATTGCCAGCATAAAAATATTAGAGCGTATTAGATCTTTTGATAAAGAAATGAGGTTTTCTAATCTCTCAGCATTACAAGCTTAACTTTACACATACTCATGCAAATTGAAAGAGGGCAATACTAAGGTTAGCCAGAAGGCATGATGTGAATCAAGTACTAgcaaattaacaaaaaatgaGGGAAGCGTCTCTATTCCTTAACTATTTTGTATACAGACTtcataaaaaaatgatttattttttttctaaatgtagaaaatattcttcaggAAGTTTAATACATTTGTGATCAGTGGAACCAGCAGATTTAGGCAATAACTCGAGATGTGTTAAAGCTGTATCTTCCCATTTTCACTTTGTTACTGTAATGCAGATATGCATGTACATTCAGAAGTTAAAAGTGCTAAaagaactgtttaaaaacatttcttcaatAATAACCTAGTCTGAAAAGAAGCTGCACTGAGACCGAAAACATAGAAATGTTATGTATTATCTTGATTAATTTAGATTAATACCAACCCTTAAGCAAAATTCTCATGAATGTCAGGCATATTTAGAGGTCCCcccaaaagattttattttttttttaaatccatatcTATTCATCTTACAGCAAGATCAATACCAAGTGCGTAGacctgcaggagagctgccaAGTTCATAAAGTAGAAATCTGCTTCCTTAACCTCTAGTAATCTTTCATTACTCGCTAGTACATCACATAGCTcctgcccccccagcaccaacTGAACGTGcctttttcaaaacaacatttaacaaaaaaaagttatgaaggTCAAAAGCAAGACGAGTGTTTGTAAAACcctaaaataagaaataggaGTCATAATCACTTagcaagctgtttttttttttgtttttttttttttttttaattttttttgtccttttttttttttttttctttcttggtccATATTTTTCAAGACTTTGTTTGGAAACAacataaatttgcttttcttcccacaGCCTTTTGTTTGGCATTTGTCATCCTGGAGTTTTCATCTGTCCCCtgcaaagtttttgttttaaataaagtgaGTCAATATTATTGGAAAGTCTGTACCAGATCAGTCGCTGCCTCTGTCTGTTGCCTCCCTTGGTCTGGTGCAAAAAGAGAATAGCAGGAAGGGGTGAGATAGAAAACAGTCACACAGCCTCATATTATTCTTCTGAATTTATCCAGTTTCTCTAGGCAAAGATGACTTGAAAAAATGAACTCTAAAGAATACCTCCTTGGTGAAGAGATCTGATTCCTTCACATAATAAGAgatataactggaaaaaaaaaaaaaaaaaggcctgttTTCTCATCACGGGAAGCTTACAAAATTGCCCAGCTGTTCCCTTCACTACCCCATGCAGCCCCAAGCAATTACTAAGGCAACTCAGGTCTTAAAGATAGAAAAgttcctaatttatttattttttaattcccagaCAGATATAGGAGAGGCACACAAATGAATGCCTTCACTGCACGACAGGCTACAGCAGAATTTCGATTGTTATTTACCCTGCTTGGCCACAGCTGCTGGCGCCTGGCCAGACATACAACATCCATGCGGATCAGAAGGAGCTTTGCAG
This region includes:
- the CBFB gene encoding core-binding factor subunit beta isoform X2 codes for the protein MPRVVPDQRSKFENEEFFRKLSRECEIKYTGFRDRPHEERQARFQNACRDGRSEIAFVATGTNLSLQFFPASWQGEQRQTPTREYVDFEREGGKVYLKAPMILNGVCVIWKGWIDLQRLDGMGCLEFDEERAQQEDALAQQAFEEARRRTREFEDRDRSHREEMEVRVSQLLSVTGKKATRP
- the CBFB gene encoding core-binding factor subunit beta isoform X1 yields the protein MPRVVPDQRSKFENEEFFRKLSRECEIKYTGFRDRPHEERQARFQNACRDGRSEIAFVATGTNLSLQFFPASWQGEQRQTPTREYVDFEREGGKVYLKAPMILNGVCVIWKGWIDLQRLDGMGCLEFDEERAQQEDALAQQAFEEARRRTREFEDRDRSHREEMEARRQQDPSPGSNLGSGDDLKLR